From the Hyphomicrobium sp. ghe19 genome, one window contains:
- a CDS encoding uracil-DNA glycosylase family protein, whose product MLSLLSWLQAMGADAAVGDTAQDWLQRGNDAPGAAFAWPDRDEAGSAGRPAQQAARGAADGPSPVRAKAPGASGSPQAGRPRAVTPLGASEAETGARRIARAANSLQELEAALQNFDGCGLKSTATKLCFYRGAPNSDLMIIGEAPGRDEDLAGKPFVGRAGQLLDKMLNAIGRTEADVHITNVVYWRPPGNRTPTPQEALACRPFLERQIELVAPKILVAVGGSAAKEMLGASEGIMRLRGKWREIEIGDRKIPAIATLHPAYLLRTPAAKQLAWMDLLQIRSKL is encoded by the coding sequence ATGCTTTCGCTGCTCAGTTGGTTGCAAGCCATGGGGGCCGATGCCGCTGTGGGCGATACAGCGCAGGACTGGCTTCAGCGCGGAAACGACGCGCCGGGGGCCGCATTCGCATGGCCCGACCGGGACGAGGCAGGATCAGCGGGCCGGCCAGCGCAGCAAGCCGCTCGGGGAGCGGCTGACGGTCCGTCGCCGGTTCGCGCGAAGGCCCCCGGAGCTTCAGGGTCGCCCCAAGCCGGCCGCCCCCGTGCCGTCACACCACTCGGTGCGAGCGAAGCCGAGACCGGCGCACGGCGCATTGCACGAGCCGCCAATTCGCTTCAGGAACTCGAAGCGGCGCTACAGAATTTCGATGGATGCGGCCTGAAATCGACCGCGACAAAGCTCTGTTTTTACCGGGGCGCTCCGAACAGCGACCTGATGATCATCGGCGAAGCTCCGGGCCGCGATGAGGATCTTGCCGGAAAACCGTTCGTCGGACGCGCCGGGCAGCTGCTCGACAAAATGCTCAATGCCATCGGGCGGACAGAAGCCGACGTTCACATCACTAACGTCGTCTATTGGCGGCCGCCCGGCAATCGCACGCCGACACCGCAGGAGGCGCTCGCGTGCCGCCCCTTCCTCGAACGGCAGATCGAGCTCGTTGCTCCGAAGATCCTCGTTGCGGTTGGCGGCTCGGCGGCCAAGGAGATGCTTGGCGCCAGTGAAGGCATCATGCGGCTCAGGGGCAAATGGCGGGAAATTGAGATCGGCGACCGGAAAATTCCGGCGATCGCGACGCTGCATCCGGCGTATCTGCTCAGGACGCCGGCCGCCAAGCAGCTCGCGTGGATGGATTTGTTGCAGATACGTTCAAAGCTCTGA
- the moaB gene encoding molybdenum cofactor biosynthesis protein B, with the protein MAGIDAERTFVPVRIAILTMSDSRTLAEDTSGDFLEKAIGEAGHVLADRRLVKDDTGLIRSIVEGWINDPSVDCVITTGGTGFTGRDVTPEAIKPLFEKEIEGFAILFHMLSFQKVGTSTIQSRACGGVSHGTFIFCLPGSTGACRDAWDGILKLQLDARHRPCNFVEIMPRLEEHRKTG; encoded by the coding sequence ATGGCCGGCATCGATGCCGAACGCACGTTCGTCCCCGTCAGGATCGCCATCCTGACCATGTCCGATTCACGGACGCTTGCCGAAGACACCTCGGGTGATTTCCTGGAGAAGGCAATCGGCGAAGCGGGGCATGTTCTCGCCGACCGGAGGCTCGTGAAAGACGACACGGGCCTTATCAGAAGCATCGTCGAAGGCTGGATCAACGACCCATCCGTCGACTGCGTGATCACCACCGGCGGCACCGGCTTTACCGGCCGCGATGTCACCCCGGAAGCGATCAAGCCGCTCTTCGAAAAAGAGATCGAAGGCTTCGCGATCCTTTTTCACATGCTGTCGTTTCAGAAGGTCGGCACGTCGACGATCCAGTCGCGGGCGTGCGGGGGCGTATCGCACGGGACGTTTATTTTCTGCTTGCCGGGATCGACGGGAGCGTGCCGCGACGCTTGGGACGGTATCCTGAAATTGCAGCTCGATGCGCGCCATCGTCCGTGCAACTTCGTCGAAATCATGCCCCGGCTCGAGGAGCACCGTAAAACCGGTTGA
- a CDS encoding TIGR04283 family arsenosugar biosynthesis glycosyltransferase yields MVKTRDVARLAAGSPACQEMDMISVIIPAHNAEHRLAATLAALVPSAIDGIVKQVIVVDAGSTDSTAEVADQAGADVVNSAPGRGGQLALGAALARFPWLLFLNADTVLEDGWERSATAFMRRVDRGERPMAAGAFTFRLDDKGVAPRLLERLVHLRCKILRVPYGDQGLLIPRQLFDAVGGYKNLPIMEDIDLARRLGRRRLAMLDAYATTSAERYKRDGYLSRSLRNQICQVLYGAGLPMSVVARLHGSVETAP; encoded by the coding sequence GTGGTTAAGACCCGCGACGTGGCGCGCCTTGCCGCAGGGTCTCCGGCGTGCCAGGAAATGGACATGATCTCGGTAATCATCCCCGCGCATAACGCTGAGCATAGGCTGGCCGCCACGCTAGCCGCGCTGGTTCCGTCGGCGATTGACGGGATCGTCAAACAGGTCATCGTCGTCGATGCTGGGTCGACGGACAGTACCGCCGAGGTCGCAGATCAAGCCGGAGCCGACGTGGTCAACAGCGCACCAGGGCGCGGCGGGCAGCTGGCGCTGGGCGCAGCGCTCGCGCGCTTTCCATGGCTCCTCTTTCTCAACGCTGATACCGTCCTCGAAGATGGGTGGGAACGCAGCGCAACGGCCTTCATGCGCCGGGTCGATCGCGGTGAGCGTCCGATGGCTGCAGGCGCCTTCACATTCCGCCTCGACGACAAAGGCGTTGCTCCGCGCCTGCTCGAGCGTCTCGTTCATCTGCGGTGCAAGATCTTGCGCGTGCCCTACGGAGATCAGGGCCTGCTGATCCCGCGCCAGCTCTTCGATGCCGTCGGCGGCTACAAAAATCTGCCGATCATGGAAGATATCGATCTGGCGCGCCGTCTTGGCCGCAGACGTCTCGCAATGCTTGATGCGTACGCCACAACATCGGCCGAGCGATACAAGCGGGACGGATATCTGTCGCGTTCCTTGCGCAACCAGATCTGCCAAGTGCTCTATGGTGCCGGTTTGCCGATGAGCGTTGTCGCGCGCCTGCACGGATCGGTCGAAACCGCTCCGTAA
- a CDS encoding PA0069 family radical SAM protein, whose amino-acid sequence MPSNRDFSDYPAMPDVVDSERRRGRGARTNRTGRFEAQAHEEFDDGWETLGELEAFKTEVFEDTSKSIISHNDSPDVSFDSSINPYRGCEHGCIYCYARPSHCYLGHSAGLDFETKLYAKPNAAVLLERELKRPGYRPETIAIGGNTDPYQPIERERRITRAILEVMATANHPIGIITKSALVARDIDILGPMAAKNLARVAVSITTLDRHVARAMEPRTATPSRRLDTVKRLADAGIPVTVMVAPIIPGLTDHEIEPILEAAREAGARDAGYVLLRLPLEIKDLFREWLREEFPDRADKVISLLRSMHGGRDYTADFGVRQRGRGPYASQIALRFRLTKKRLGLGEERVPLRTDLFIRPGNGGQQLSLL is encoded by the coding sequence ATGCCTTCGAACAGAGACTTTTCAGATTATCCGGCAATGCCCGATGTGGTCGATTCCGAACGCCGCCGCGGCCGGGGTGCGCGCACTAACAGGACGGGGCGCTTCGAAGCTCAGGCGCATGAAGAATTCGACGACGGATGGGAAACGCTCGGCGAGCTTGAGGCATTCAAGACCGAGGTTTTCGAGGACACGAGCAAGTCGATCATCTCGCATAACGACAGCCCCGACGTTTCCTTCGACAGCTCGATAAATCCGTATAGGGGTTGCGAGCACGGCTGCATCTATTGCTATGCGCGGCCGAGCCATTGCTATCTCGGACATTCGGCGGGTCTCGATTTCGAGACGAAGCTCTATGCGAAACCCAACGCCGCCGTTCTTTTAGAGCGCGAACTCAAACGGCCGGGCTACAGGCCGGAAACGATTGCGATCGGCGGCAACACGGATCCTTATCAGCCGATCGAGCGGGAACGCCGGATTACGCGCGCGATCCTCGAAGTCATGGCGACGGCCAATCATCCGATCGGCATCATCACGAAGTCCGCACTCGTCGCGCGCGATATCGATATTCTGGGTCCGATGGCTGCGAAGAATTTGGCGAGGGTCGCTGTCTCGATCACAACACTCGATCGTCACGTTGCCCGCGCGATGGAGCCTCGCACCGCGACGCCTTCGCGACGGCTCGATACGGTCAAGCGGCTCGCGGATGCCGGAATTCCGGTGACCGTCATGGTGGCGCCGATCATTCCGGGCCTGACGGATCATGAAATCGAGCCGATACTGGAAGCTGCCCGGGAAGCCGGCGCGCGCGATGCGGGTTACGTGCTGCTGCGGTTGCCGCTCGAGATCAAAGATCTCTTTCGCGAATGGCTGCGTGAGGAGTTTCCGGACCGCGCCGACAAAGTCATTTCGCTGCTCCGTTCGATGCATGGCGGGCGTGACTACACGGCCGATTTCGGAGTCCGCCAACGCGGGCGGGGTCCGTATGCTTCGCAGATCGCGCTCCGCTTCCGGCTTACGAAGAAGCGTCTCGGGCTCGGCGAAGAGCGCGTGCCGCTTCGAACCGATCTTTTCATCAGGCCCGGAAACGGGGGACAACAGCTCTCACTGCTTTGA
- a CDS encoding ribonuclease HII, which produces MKIADSRIKPTFELEAAEHLLGSRPIAGVDEAGRGPWAGPVVAAAVILDPDKIPANIDDSKILDEDSRAFLYRRIMKVAIVAVGVADVERIDRENILGATLWAMAQAISQLAETPKLVLIDGNKAPRVAMPTRTIVKGDSKCLSIAAASIIAKVTRDRMMMEMARDYPGYGFERHKGYGTPEHQAAIDKLGVSAMHRRSFKPVQLALGLGPALKPGLGLGLADA; this is translated from the coding sequence ATGAAGATTGCCGATTCGCGCATCAAGCCGACGTTCGAACTCGAAGCCGCGGAGCATCTTCTGGGCTCGCGGCCGATTGCGGGCGTGGATGAAGCGGGCCGAGGACCGTGGGCGGGACCTGTCGTTGCGGCGGCCGTCATCCTCGATCCCGATAAGATACCGGCGAATATCGACGATAGCAAAATTCTCGACGAAGACTCTCGCGCCTTTCTCTACAGACGCATCATGAAGGTCGCGATTGTCGCCGTGGGCGTTGCCGACGTCGAGCGGATCGATCGCGAGAATATTCTGGGCGCTACACTCTGGGCGATGGCTCAGGCGATCAGCCAGCTTGCCGAGACCCCGAAGCTGGTGCTCATCGACGGCAATAAAGCGCCGAGAGTTGCGATGCCGACGCGGACGATCGTCAAAGGCGATTCCAAGTGCCTTTCGATTGCGGCGGCCTCGATTATCGCGAAGGTAACGCGCGACCGGATGATGATGGAGATGGCGCGCGATTATCCTGGCTACGGCTTTGAGCGCCACAAGGGCTACGGCACGCCGGAGCATCAGGCGGCGATCGACAAGCTCGGCGTATCGGCGATGCACCGACGATCGTTCAAACCGGTGCAGCTTGCACTCGGTCTCGGACCTGCCTTGAAACCGGGGCTCGGACTTGGTCTCGCCGACGCTTAG
- a CDS encoding site-specific DNA-methyltransferase, producing the protein MGSRRVKVRSQSGKILVGDCIAELKKLPTASVDLVFADPPYNLQLAGDLMRPNNTKVDGVDDQWDKFDDFAAYDSFCRAWLTEVRRVLKPDGAIWVIGSYHNIFRLGAAIQDLGFWIQNDVIWRKVNPMPNFRGKRFTNAHETMIWAGRDRKSRVTFNYESLKASNDDLQMRSDWLFPICSGPERLKDDGGRKAHPTQKPEALLHRILIASTKPGDTVLDPFFGTGTTGAVAKRLGRKFIGIERDLDYATAADERIAKVQPLELEAIETLPSKRNEPRIPFGQILELGIIKPGRKLFGPRREVRAEVRADGTLFYDGQQASIHRLGAIVQGKAACNGWTYWHFEAEGKLKPIDDLRSEAKRQLGLSSRMSI; encoded by the coding sequence ATGGGTTCGCGTCGCGTCAAAGTCCGCTCGCAGAGTGGAAAGATTCTCGTTGGTGATTGCATCGCTGAGCTCAAGAAGCTCCCGACAGCGAGCGTCGATCTCGTTTTCGCAGATCCGCCGTACAATCTGCAGCTCGCCGGCGATCTCATGCGGCCGAACAATACGAAGGTCGATGGCGTCGACGACCAATGGGACAAATTCGACGACTTCGCAGCGTATGATTCATTTTGCCGCGCATGGCTCACCGAAGTGCGCCGCGTCCTGAAACCGGATGGCGCGATCTGGGTCATCGGGTCCTATCACAACATCTTCCGCCTCGGCGCCGCGATCCAGGACTTGGGCTTCTGGATTCAGAACGACGTTATCTGGCGCAAAGTGAACCCGATGCCGAACTTCCGCGGCAAGCGCTTCACCAACGCGCACGAAACGATGATCTGGGCCGGTCGCGATCGCAAATCGCGCGTCACGTTCAACTATGAAAGCCTCAAGGCTTCGAACGACGATCTGCAGATGCGTTCGGACTGGCTCTTCCCGATCTGCTCGGGACCGGAGCGCTTGAAGGACGACGGCGGCCGCAAAGCGCATCCGACGCAGAAGCCGGAAGCGTTGCTCCATCGTATTCTGATCGCATCAACGAAGCCGGGCGACACCGTGCTCGATCCCTTTTTCGGAACGGGCACGACGGGCGCCGTCGCCAAGCGGCTCGGCCGCAAGTTCATCGGCATCGAACGCGATCTCGATTATGCGACCGCCGCCGATGAGCGGATCGCCAAGGTCCAGCCGCTCGAACTCGAAGCCATCGAGACGTTGCCGTCGAAGCGCAACGAACCGCGCATTCCCTTCGGTCAGATTCTGGAACTCGGCATCATCAAGCCGGGCCGCAAGTTGTTCGGTCCGCGCCGCGAAGTGCGGGCGGAAGTGCGCGCGGACGGCACGCTATTCTATGATGGTCAGCAGGCGTCCATTCATCGCCTCGGTGCGATCGTCCAGGGCAAAGCTGCTTGCAACGGTTGGACGTACTGGCACTTCGAAGCGGAAGGAAAGCTGAAGCCGATCGACGACCTTCGCTCCGAAGCAAAGCGTCAGCTCGGTCTCAGCAGCCGCATGTCGATTTAG
- the mutY gene encoding A/G-specific adenine glycosylase, producing MGAVQENAALRRRQQQLPLRPAGPLTVKALLAWYEAERRDLPWRYGPRKKADPYRVWLSEIMLQQTTVKAVVPYFQKFVARWPTVTALASAELEEVLQQWAGLGYYSRARNLKACADVVARDYGGEFPKSEAELLKLPGIGPYTAAAISAIAFGEKATPVDGNVERVVSRLFAVRQPLPGAKPEIRRLAATLTPQRRAGDFAQAMMDLGAEICTPRKPSCLVCPLQQDCSASAQNLAELLPMRGAKTARPSRYGIAFLVQREDGAVLLRQRPEAGLLGGMLEVPSTPWGDALPAKKEAMRAAPVTTAWLPVPGAVVHVFTHFRLELIVYRALVPIDASFTFWAEQERCRWVHRRDLQGQALPSVMKKVIAHGLADN from the coding sequence ATGGGCGCGGTCCAGGAAAATGCAGCTCTCCGCCGCCGGCAGCAACAGCTTCCGTTGCGGCCGGCCGGCCCGTTGACCGTCAAGGCGCTGCTCGCCTGGTATGAAGCCGAGCGCCGCGATTTGCCCTGGCGTTACGGACCCCGCAAAAAAGCCGATCCCTACCGCGTCTGGCTGTCCGAGATCATGCTCCAGCAGACGACGGTAAAGGCCGTCGTTCCATACTTCCAGAAATTCGTTGCCCGCTGGCCGACGGTGACCGCGCTCGCGTCAGCGGAGCTGGAGGAGGTTCTGCAGCAATGGGCGGGCCTCGGATATTATTCGCGCGCTCGCAATCTGAAGGCCTGCGCCGATGTCGTCGCGCGCGACTACGGCGGCGAATTCCCGAAAAGCGAGGCCGAACTTCTGAAACTGCCGGGCATTGGCCCGTACACGGCCGCAGCCATCTCGGCAATCGCGTTCGGAGAAAAGGCGACGCCGGTCGATGGCAACGTCGAGCGCGTCGTGTCGCGGTTGTTCGCTGTCCGCCAGCCGCTTCCCGGCGCCAAACCGGAAATTCGCCGGCTGGCCGCAACGCTCACGCCGCAGCGGCGGGCCGGAGATTTCGCGCAGGCCATGATGGACCTCGGAGCGGAAATCTGCACGCCGCGAAAGCCGTCATGTCTTGTCTGCCCGCTTCAGCAGGATTGCTCGGCAAGCGCGCAAAATCTCGCCGAGCTTTTGCCGATGCGCGGCGCGAAAACGGCTCGCCCCTCGCGGTACGGAATCGCTTTCCTCGTGCAACGGGAAGACGGCGCCGTGCTTTTGCGCCAGCGTCCCGAGGCAGGCCTTCTCGGAGGCATGCTCGAGGTGCCGTCGACGCCCTGGGGCGACGCCTTGCCCGCGAAAAAAGAAGCGATGCGGGCAGCGCCCGTTACGACGGCGTGGCTACCGGTGCCGGGAGCCGTCGTCCACGTCTTCACGCACTTTCGGCTTGAGCTGATCGTTTATCGCGCTCTGGTTCCGATCGATGCGAGCTTCACGTTCTGGGCCGAACAGGAGCGCTGTCGTTGGGTCCATCGCCGCGACCTGCAGGGTCAAGCGTTGCCGAGCGTGATGAAGAAAGTCATCGCGCACGGCCTCGCCGACAATTGA
- a CDS encoding DciA family protein: protein MSTKQPTAQMRPLPPDVRSVKGQFARAVGSFVPKVTSAAFEKYGFHSAEIMSSWENIVGADVARLTRPETIKWPRGTRAAVDADDAGQSAGATLIVACDPAFALEVSYRHKEIIDRINRYFGYRAIGQLKVHQVPRVESAATAPKLVRPKPVAESAPAATGDIAAALEALGRSVAAASTR, encoded by the coding sequence TTGAGCACTAAACAACCCACAGCTCAGATGCGGCCATTACCTCCGGATGTCCGGAGCGTAAAAGGCCAGTTTGCGCGGGCCGTCGGCTCGTTCGTGCCGAAAGTGACGTCTGCGGCGTTCGAGAAATACGGGTTTCACAGCGCCGAGATCATGTCGTCGTGGGAAAACATCGTCGGCGCCGACGTCGCAAGGCTTACGCGTCCGGAGACGATCAAGTGGCCGCGCGGCACCAGGGCGGCAGTGGATGCGGATGACGCCGGGCAAAGCGCGGGCGCGACACTGATCGTTGCCTGCGACCCGGCATTCGCGCTTGAGGTCTCGTACCGGCACAAGGAAATCATCGACCGGATCAACCGGTATTTCGGGTACCGGGCGATCGGCCAGCTCAAGGTCCATCAGGTTCCCCGCGTCGAGAGCGCGGCAACTGCTCCGAAGCTCGTTCGGCCTAAGCCCGTGGCCGAGAGCGCCCCCGCCGCTACGGGGGACATCGCCGCGGCCCTCGAAGCCCTCGGCAGAAGCGTAGCGGCCGCGTCGACGCGCTGA
- a CDS encoding DsbA family protein, which translates to MIEFRNFMPGLSSQRGVRFGLLALAAVAGLAFAGASSSFAAGKGPAEVSVEELMKPTDLPDLAIGPKDAKVTIVEYASMTCPHCAHFSTDVFEPLKKKYIDTGKVRFIYREFPLDNLAAAVSMLARCAGDEKVFPLIETFYEKQADWAFAQGSPVPKLFDIAKQAGFTQESFDKCLTDQKLLDQITAQRTRASDTFGVAATPTFFINGKRLQEAPSVEAFDKVLEPLLAAK; encoded by the coding sequence TTGATCGAGTTCAGAAATTTTATGCCGGGCCTGTCCTCTCAGCGAGGCGTTCGCTTTGGTTTGTTGGCTTTGGCAGCCGTCGCCGGATTGGCGTTCGCGGGCGCTAGCTCGAGCTTTGCCGCGGGCAAGGGGCCTGCCGAGGTTTCAGTCGAAGAATTGATGAAGCCGACGGATCTTCCCGACCTCGCCATCGGGCCCAAGGACGCGAAGGTGACTATCGTCGAATACGCCTCGATGACGTGCCCGCATTGCGCGCACTTCTCCACAGACGTCTTCGAGCCCCTTAAGAAAAAGTACATCGATACGGGCAAGGTCCGCTTCATTTACCGCGAGTTCCCGCTCGATAACCTCGCCGCTGCCGTTTCGATGCTGGCGCGCTGTGCGGGCGATGAGAAAGTATTTCCGCTGATCGAGACGTTCTACGAGAAGCAGGCGGATTGGGCGTTTGCCCAGGGCAGCCCAGTGCCGAAGCTGTTCGATATCGCGAAGCAGGCCGGCTTCACCCAGGAAAGCTTCGATAAGTGCCTGACGGATCAGAAACTTCTGGATCAGATCACCGCGCAGCGCACGCGTGCGAGCGATACCTTTGGCGTCGCAGCCACACCAACTTTCTTTATCAACGGCAAGCGCCTGCAAGAGGCCCCTTCGGTCGAAGCTTTTGATAAGGTGCTCGAGCCGCTATTGGCCGCGAAGTAA
- a CDS encoding DsbA family protein, which yields MLVRSLGLTATLLIAGWLSGCGADIPSLAPGSTSSISADGSASGAAYPTIGSEKPDGMPSPFGDPNATAAGAGGREVIQNPTVADIMAPSPLPEMSWGRPDAPVTIVQYASLTCPHCRNFHEKTYPELKRRLIDTGKVRYILREFPIGKTSGNATIVLRCAPPDKYLELYGKFMEQQSSWVSQEVRLDPIYAVARQVGMTRPQFDACLQNQGMIENLKWVKDRGRKLGIVGTPNFFIGTKLIKKELTLAEIADYVEQASRSGTPTAAATP from the coding sequence ATGCTCGTCCGTTCGCTGGGCCTTACCGCCACCCTCCTCATCGCTGGTTGGCTGTCGGGCTGCGGCGCGGACATCCCGTCGCTTGCGCCGGGGTCGACGTCGAGCATTTCTGCGGACGGCAGCGCCTCAGGCGCTGCCTATCCGACCATCGGATCTGAAAAGCCCGATGGCATGCCGAGCCCCTTCGGCGATCCGAATGCGACTGCTGCTGGCGCCGGCGGCCGCGAGGTCATTCAGAACCCGACGGTCGCCGACATCATGGCGCCGAGCCCGTTGCCCGAAATGAGCTGGGGCCGGCCTGACGCGCCCGTTACAATCGTGCAGTACGCGTCCCTTACCTGCCCGCATTGCCGCAACTTCCACGAGAAGACATACCCTGAACTCAAGCGCCGTTTGATCGACACCGGTAAGGTTCGATACATCCTCCGCGAGTTCCCGATCGGCAAGACGTCGGGCAATGCGACGATCGTCCTTCGTTGCGCGCCTCCCGATAAGTACCTGGAACTTTACGGGAAATTCATGGAGCAGCAGTCGTCGTGGGTCTCGCAGGAAGTGCGACTAGACCCCATATATGCTGTTGCGCGACAGGTGGGGATGACTCGCCCGCAGTTTGACGCTTGCCTGCAGAATCAAGGCATGATCGAAAACTTGAAGTGGGTGAAGGATCGCGGTCGCAAGCTCGGGATTGTTGGTACGCCGAACTTTTTCATCGGAACCAAACTCATCAAGAAAGAGCTGACGCTCGCGGAGATCGCTGACTACGTCGAACAGGCCAGTCGAAGCGGCACGCCAACGGCGGCTGCAACCCCCTAG